The window CCCCTACGGCGACGCGGTCGTCACCGGTACGGGCACGATCCACGGCCGCCAGGTCGCCGTCTACGCGCAGGACTTCACCATCTTCGGCGGCTCGCTCGGCGAGGTGGCCGGCGAGAAGATCATCAAGGTGATGGACCTGGCGCTGAAGACCGGCGTGCCCATCATCGGCATGCTCGACTCGGGCGGCGCGCGCATCCAGGAGGGTGTCGTGGCCCTCGGCAAGTACGGCGAGATCTTCCGCCGCAACACGGCGGCGTCGGGCGTCATCCCGCAGATCTCGATCATCATGGGCCCGGCGGCCGGCGGCGCGGTCTACTCCCCCGCCCTCACCGACTTCGTGATCATGGTCGACAAGACCAGCCAGATGTTCGTCACCGGCCCCGACGTGATCAAGACGGTCACCGGCGAAGACGTGGGGATGGAGGAGCTCGGCGGTGCGCTCACCCACAACAGCATCTCGGGCGTCTCGCACTACCTCGCGAGCGACGAGGACGACGCGCTCGACTACGCCCGGGCCCTGCTCAGCTTCCTGCCCCAGAACAACCTGGCCGAGCTGCCCGAGTACGACAGCACCCCCGAGCTCGAGATCACGGATGCGGACCGCAAGCTCAACACCCTCATCCCCGACTCGCCGAACCAGCCCTATGACGTGCACACCGTGATCGAGCACCTGGTCGACGACGGCGAGTTCCTCGAGACGCAGCCGCTGTACGCACCGAACATCGTCGTCGGCTTCGCCCGCATCGAGGGCCGCTCGGTCGGCATCGTGGCGAACCAGCCGAACTCCATGGCCGGCACCCTGAACATCGAGGCCGGCGAGAAGGCCTCCCGCTTCGTGCGGTTCTGCGACGCCTTCTCGATCCCGATCCTCACGCTGGTCGACGTGCCCGGCTACCTGCCCGGCACCGACCAGGAGTGGACGGGCGTCATCCGCCGCGGCGCCAAGCTGCTCTACGCCTACGCCGAGGCCACCGTGCCGCTCGTCACCGTCATCCTCCGCAAGGCCTACGGCGGCGCCTACATCGTGATGGGCTCCAAGCAGCTCGGCGCCGACATCAACCTGGCCTGGCCGACCGCCGAGATCGCCGTCATGGGCGGTCAGGGCGCGGTGAACATCCTGTACCGCGGAGAGATCAAGCGGGCCGAGGAGGCCGGAGAAGACGTCGCGGCGGTGCGCACGAAGCTCGCGAACGAGTACACCTACAACGTGGCCTCGCCCTTCCTCGCGGCCGAGCGCGGCGAGCTCGACGGCGTCATCGAGCCGGCGGCCACCCGCGTCTCGGTCATCAAGGCCCTGCGCGCCCTGAAGACGAAGCGCGCCTCCCTGCCCCCGAAGAAGCACGGCAACATCCCCCTGTAGGGGCGGTGCTGCGGCCAGGCGCCGCGACACGCCCTACCGCCGCGGCACGCCTTACCGCCGCGGCACCAGCGTGCGCACCAGCGCCACCGTCTCCTTGGCGCTCATCGACGGCAGGTACGCCCTCCCGATCGCCCCGCCGATCGACGGCAGCCCGAGCGGGTCGGGGTAGGCCATGTAGATCGTCGAGTACGTCGGGTTGAACTTGGACTTGAATTTGAACAGCGACGAGAAGCCGTAGGCCGGCTCGAGCGTGCGGGCGAGGAAGTCGCTCAGCTCGGTCATCACGGTCGGCGCCGGCGGCTCCGATCCCTTCGGCACGGGAGCCTGGGCGAGCGGCGCCCCCGAGAGCGACAGCACCTCGACCCCGAGCTCCTTCATGTGCAGCGCGGCCGAGGCGATCAGGAACTCCATGGTGCCGCCCATGGACTCGTCGGCGCGGCGCATGAAGTCGAGCGTGTAGCCGACGGCGCGGCCGTCGCGGTACACCGGCAGCCAGCTGGTCACGGCGGCGATGCGCCCCGTGGAGTCGAGAGCCAGCATCAGCGCCACGTCGGGGTCCTTGATCTCCTCGAGGGCGCCGAGCGTGAAGCCCATCTCGGGCAGCTCCTTCTCCGAGACCCAGGCCTCGGAGATCGCGTTGATCTGCGAGACGTAGCTGCGGCTGAGTTCGTCGTAGGTGGTCCAGAGCGTGGTCATGCCCTCGCGGGTGCCGCGGTTCAGCGAGGAGCGCACGTTCTGCCAGGCCTTGCCCGTCATCTCCAGCGTCTGCGGGTGCATGAGCGTCTCCTCGCCGACGGACATGTGCTGCCACTCCAGTTCGTCGAACGCCGGCAGGAACTGCGCGTGCACGCTGTAGAACACGGGCGTCCAGCTGCGCGAGTCGCAGAACGCCACGAAGTCGCGCACCACGTCGCGCTCGGTGCCGGGCAGGCAGACCGGGTCGCTCATCGTGATGGCCACGTCGTTGATCACGCGGTAGGCGACGGCGGCGTCGCCCGTGGCGTTGAACCAGTAGACGTTGCCCGGCCAGGTCGTCATCCAGCCGAGCGTCCCGCCGCCGCCGCGACGCAGCAGGGCCCGGATGCGCTGGTGATCGCCGACGTTCACGCGCTGCTCGGTCGAGGCGATCAGCTGCAGGGACGCGACGGTGAACACCGCCCAGAACACCGGCCCGATCCACTGGAAGAGGAACGAGGCCACCCCGGCGGAGGGCACGAGCACGTCGCCCGTCACCCCGACGAGCGTGACCGGCAGGAAGCGCCGGGGCAGGTCGAACCAGAGGTCGACCACCGTGGTGTCCTTCGGCACGAACGTCTCGAGCGCGAAGCCGCCCACCACGAGGTAGGCCAGCGCGAGCACGGCCCCGCTGCCGGCCACCACGACCGCGAAGCGGATCAGCGCCTCGCGCGGCGCCTTCAGCGCGAAGCGGCGCCGGTTCACGAACAGCAGGATGGCGACGGCCAGCGGCACGGCGATGGTCGAGCCGCCCCAGACGATGTACTCGCCCACGTCGATCGCCTGCAGCGGCGTGTCGTCGACGGCGGCGTTCTGGCCGTCCGCGAGGGTCAGGATGAGGCCGAGGAACACGAAGGCCAGCACGATCATGGCCAGGTTCGTCACGATGCCGAGCCAGAGCGCGAACCGCCGGCCCTTGCGGAGGCCCCAGGCCGACACCAGCAGCAGCGCGAGAGGCACGAAGGTCTGCACGATCGGGCCGAGCCCGCCGAGTTCGGCGAGCCGCTTCACGTCGTCGCAGACGTCGGTGTTCGCGGTGGAGCAGAAGTCGTCGATGCTCGAGGCCGTCGGGAAGATGTCGCCGTAGAAGCTGCCGGCGAGACCGAAGGCGCCGCTGCCGTTCGGGTCGAGCCAGGACACCAGCGGGCCGACGGCGGTGATCAGCACGACGGCCGCGATCAGCACCCGCACCTCGCCGAAGGAGCTCTTCAGCCACACCACCCGGCGGGCGCGGCCGGAGACGTAGTGGCCGATCACGAGGCCGGCGATGCCCGCGATCAGGCGGTAGACGGTCGAGGTGTCGCCGACGTAGAGAGTGAACATCAGCAGGAAGCCGATCGACACCAGCCGCACCCGGCGCCGCCAGAGCGGCCCCATCAGCGAGCTCGACGCCAGCAGCGCACCGACGATCGGGGTCAGCGGGTCGATGGTCAGGTCGTAGCTCGTTCCGTCGGCCCACCATTCGCCGGCGAGCGAGCCGATCCACTGCAGCAGCACCCCGAGCGAGACGCCGAGGAGGCCGGTGACGAGGAAGACCAGCACGAGCCGGCGCCGGCCGAGCAGCCGTTCGGCCACACCGAGCAGCGTGAGTGAGGCCAGGATGCCCGCGGCGAGCTGGAACGGATCCCACGGGATGAACAGGGCCGTCACGATCGTCCACCAGTGGCCCATGTCGATCACCGTGGTGACGCCGGCGGCCCAGGTGTCCTCGGTGACCTCGGAGGGCGGACCGAAGAAGGTGCCGGCGAGGAGCGAGGTGACGAGGATCAGGACGGCGAAGCCGATGCTGACCGGGATCGTGGCGAGGTACCGCCCGAGGAAGGTGAGTGCCTTGCGCATCAGCGTCGGTCGCCCTTTCGTGGTCCGGCTTCTAATGTAGCCTCGACGGTGTGGACGAATCGACTGACTTCGCGGCCGCCGAACCCCCCTTCCGGGTGGTGACGCGCGGCCTCAGTGCGGGTGAGCTCGCCGCGGTGACGGTGGTCGTCGAGGCCGCCGTGCAGCAGGAGCTCGAGCAGCTGCAGTCCGAGCCGACGACCTCCACGACGGCCTGGCAGCGCAGTCAGCGCTCCCTGCGCGCGCCGCTCGAGCCCGGCCCGGGCGCCTGGCGCTCGTTCTCCGCCTGAGCCACCTGCACGAATCCTGTACGTCAGCCGAACGCGTCGGCGAAAATGTCCACCGAAATGACGACTGTGCAGCCGGGAAGCGCTCGGCAGGATGGTCATGCTAGGTGGTGCTCTCCGGAGCGGCATCGCGCCGGATGCGGGTCGACTAGGGTAAGCGGGCTCGCATTCCGGGGGCGAGTCAGGGCGGTATTCGGGTTATCGTCCTGACTCGAAATCTCAACCGGGGGCCGAGTCATCGGCCCCCGGTTCTTTTTCGTCCCCGGGCGTGCGCGGCACCTCGAGCCAGAGCTCGAGCGTCGGCTCCTCCTCGTCCGTACCCGCCGGCTCGGCCGCGTCGCGGAGCCCCACGATGGTCACGGCCACCTCGTCGTCGGGCCGCGCCGTGCGCACCACCAGCCGGTCGGCGGTGCTGTCGCCGATCTGCTGCGCGATCACCGCGGTCACCCGCGCGTGCTGGTGCCGGTCGAGGTCGTCGATGCCGCCGTCGTCGAGCAGCGTGACCTCGACGCCCCGACGCCGGGCCTCGAGCACCTCCTGCCGCACCCGGTCATCCAGCAGCCGCCGTCCGCGGATCTCGTCCCGCATCGCGGCCTCGAGGTGCAGGCACTCCCGCCGCTGGTCCGCCGAGAGCCGCCCCTCGGCGGCGATCACGGCTCGCAGCATCGGGGCGACGACCCGGTCCATCTGGCCGAGCCGCACCCGGCGCTCGGAGAACTCCGCCTCCTCCTGCGCCTCCCACTCGGCGGCGCGCTGCTCGGCGAGCTCGAACAGCCGGGCGTCCCGGGTCGCCCGCACGATCGCCATGGTCGCCGCCTGGCCGATGCCGACCCAGATCGGGCCGCCGATCACCCCGAGCTCGGGCAGCTGCAACGGGTCGCGGGTCCACAGCAGGATGCCCAGCACCATCACGGCGATGCCGGTCCACGCGAACAGCGCCCGCTGCCGCACGACCGTGATCGTCATCAGGGTGCCGATGGCCCCGATGATCCAGGTCGCGTAGCCGTTCTCGGCGTCGGGGTCGAGCTGGGGCAGCACGAGGATGAGCGACACCGCCGAGACGGCGACGTTGCCCGCGGCGATGCCCACGGGCATCCGCACCGATCGCAGCGGGAACAGGCTGAGCGCCGTGGCGACCGTGTAGAGCACCATCGCCACGACACCGGGCCAGGGATTCGAGGGCACGTCGAGCGCCGAGACGCCGAGCACGAGGTGGAACGACGAGAAGATGGCGGCGAGGCCCACCAGCAGCAGCCGCGGGATGGCGATCATGCCAGCGGCTCCTCGGCCCGCACCGCGCCGGGCGCCCACTCGAGCACCACGACCGTGCCGCCGCCCGGGGTCGACCGCACGCTCGCCGAGCCGCCGACGGCGTCGACCCGTTCGCGGATGGAGACGCGCAGGCCCAGCCGGTCGGCGGGCACCGCGTCGGCGTCGAAGCCCTGCCCGTCGTCGCTGATCACGACACTGAATCCGGATGCTCCCCAGCAGTGCACCCGCACGCTCCGGGTCACGCCCTGCTCGCCCGCGTGCTGCACGCTGTTCGACACCGCCTGCACGGCCGCGCTGTAGACGCCCTCGAGCACCCGCGCCGGCACCGGCTGCCCGATGTCGCCCTCGGCGTGGAAGGACACCTCGGCCGTGATGGTGCCGACCAGTGCGCGCAACCGCTCGACCAGGCTGCCGAGCGGGCGGTCGCCGCCGAGCTCCGACTCCGCGTCGGCGCTCTGCAGCGCCACCAGCGCCTGTTCGGCCATGGCGACCACGCGGCGCCGGTCGTCGGGGCCCTCGGCCCGGGCGGCGGCGAGCAGGGTCGAGAGCACGCGGTCGTGCACGACGGTGTCGACCCGGGTGCGCTCCTGCTCGGTGGCGTGCCGCTTGGCCGCCTCGGCGTAGCGGCGCACGGCGGTGCGCTGGGCGTCGTCGACCCCGCCCGCCGCCGAGCGCAGCCCGGTGTTCACGATCACGAGGAAGGCGCCGAGCACGAGCGAGTACACGGTGTCGAGCAAGGCGATCAGCACCGGTGCCCCGCCGCCCGCGGGGAGCAGGCGCAGCGCGAAGAAGAGGCCGGGCACGGCGATCGCGTACACCACGGCCCAGGGGGTCGGCAGGGCGTTCGCGGCCGCCCCCACGGCGACGATCACGATGTACCACAGCCACGGCTGCACCCCGAGCGCGGCCTCCGGGCTCCGCACCGCGAACGGCCAGAGCAGCAGGGCGAGCACGAACGCCCCGGCGAACAGGGTCATGCTGATCCGGATGCCGCGGCCGACGAGCGAGGTCACGAAGCAGGCGGCGATCAGTCCGAAGAGCACGACCGCGATGCCCCAGCCCCACTCGGGCTTCAGTGTCGACGACGAACCGGCCAGCACCGGTATCGACAGCAGCGCGAAGGCGAAGCCGAACAGCCCCTGCAGGCGCGACAGCACCAGGTCGATCTGCGCCCGGCTGAGCGGCACGCTGCTAGCCGACATGCCCGTTGTCGTCGAGGGCCAGGATGCCGTCCTCCACCGCGCGCCGCAGGAGCTCCACCTTCGACCGCGCCGGGCGCCCGACCTCGACGTACTTCGCCCGCACCCGGTCGAGGTACTCCTTGGCGGTCGAGACCTTGATGTTGAGCTTCAGAGCCACCTGCGACAGCGGCAGTCCGGAGGCGTAGAGGTGCAGCACGTCCCGCTCGCGCTGGGCGAGCTGCGCCTTGCCGAACTCCGGGTCGGCGTCGATGGCGCTCGCCCACTCGAGGTTGTTCAGCACGTCGCCGCGCGCCACGGCGGCGATCGAGGCGATCACGGTCTTGGTGGCGGCCGACTTCGGGATGACGCCCGCGGCCCCCGCGGCGAGCGCCTCGCGCACGAGCCCCACCCGGTCGGCGATCGAGTGCACGAGCACCGAGGCGCCCATCGAGAGCGCGTGCTGCACGTTCTCGGTCACCGAGAAGCCGTCCCCGAGGCTGAGGTCGAGCACGACGACGTCGCAGCCGCGGCCGGCCAGCGCCACCCACAGCTCGCTCACCGAGGCACTGGTGGCGACGACCTCGAAGCCGGCCTCCTGACAGGCGGCCCGGATGCCCAGCCGCACCGACTCGTGGTCGTCGACGATCGCGACCCGCACGGCGGGGACGGCGGCGGCCGGGGCGTCGCTGCCCGCATCCGTCGTGGTCGGCTCGTTCTCGTCGTGCACCGTCACCCCTCGCGAAGACTGACCCCATCCTAGGACGGGGCCGGAGCGGGCCGCGCCCGGGCCCGCCCTAGGAGCGCACCAGCACGCCGACCGTCTCGAGGTGATGGGTGTGCGGGAACAGGTCGAAGGCGCGCACCCGGTCGAGCTCGTAACCGGCCTCGCCGAAGAACGCGACGTCGCGGGCGAAGGCCACCGGGTCGCAGGCGACGTAGACCACCTGGGCCACGCTCAAGCGGGTGAGCGCCCCGACGACCTCCTTGCCGGCGCCGGAGCGCGGCGGGTCGATCACCATGGTCGCGGCGGCCAGGCGCCGCTTGTCCTCCGCCGAGGCGTCGCGCTCGAGCTCGGCGAGGTAGCGGTCGACGCGGCCGGTCACGGCGAGGGCGCCGATCCACTCCGAGAGGTTCTCGGCGGCGTGGTCGGTGGCGGTCGCCTCGCTCTCGACGCTCGTGATGCGGGTGGCCTGGCCGAAGCGGTCGGCGAAGGCGGCGGCGAGCAGGCCGACGCCGCCGTAGAGGTCGTGATTGGCGGCGCGCGGGTCGACGAGGTCCTCCCGCGTCAGCTCCTGCACCGCGCTCGTCAGCACCTGGGCGGCCGAGCGGTGCACCTGCCAGAAGCCGTTCTCGGCCAGGCGGAACTCGCGGTCGCCCACCCGCTCGAGAATGGTCGCGGGCTTCTCGGCGGGGGTGCTGCTGCGCTCGCCTGCTCCGGATGCGCGGCCACCGCCACGGCCTCCCCGGCCTCCCGCGTTCCGCCCGCCCTGGCGTCCCCCGCGGCGGCCGTCTCCGCGTCCGCCCGACTTGGACAGCTCCTCGGCGACGAGCGAGACCCGCAGCTCCCCGTCGGCGGTCTCGACGAGGTCGACGGCGGCGGCGCCCTGACCGCCGAGCTCCAGGGCTCCGGCCACGCCACGGGCCTCGGCCTCGATGGCCTCGGTGGCGAGCGGCAGGGAGTCCACCGGCACGATGGTGTGCGAGCGCGCGGCATAGGGGCCGATGCGTCCGCCGCGGCCGACGTGCAGGCGCACCCGGCTGCGCCAGCGGGTGCCGTCGGCCTCACCGGGCACGGCCTCGACCTCGACCGGGCGGTCGATCCGGCCGAAGCGGGCGAGTGCCTCCGTCAGCACCTGGCCCTTCAGGGCGCGCTGGCGCTCGAGGGCGATGTGCCCGAACTCGGCACCGCCGGCGCGAGCGGAGGGGTCGCGCTCGAGCGCCGCCGCGGCCCAGACGTGGGGCACCCGGTCGGGCGAGGCCTCGAGCACCTCGACGGTGTCGGCGCGCCAGAACGACGACTTGGCGTCGACGACGCGGGCGAGAACGCGCTCGCCCGGGATCGCGTCGGCGACGAAGACCACGCGGCCCTCGTGCCGGGCGACGAAGACCCCGCCGTGGGCTACATTGTCGATGGTCAGCTCGAGGAGCTCGCTGTCGGTGTCAGGCATCATCCGAGCATCCCACAGCTGGCTGTGACGAGGTCGACGCCTGAGACGACATCGCCGCCCGTGACGAGCGACCACCCAGCGAAAGGCGTGCCGGATGCGGCTCTACCTGGCCTCCACCTCCCCCGCCCGGCTCGCGCTGCTGCGCCAGATCGGTATCGAGCCGGTCGTGCTGCCCTCGGAGGTCGACGAGGACGCTGCGGTCGACGCCGAGAACGCGGCCCGTCTGGCCTCCGGCCGGGCGCCGCTGACGACCGCGGAGCTGGTGCAGCTGCTCGCCGAGGCCAAGGCCGAGGCGGTCGTCGCGGCCCTGGCGGCACTGCCCGTCGAGCAGCTGCCGAACGGGGAGCCGGTCGACGGCTTCGTGCTCGGTGGCGACTCGGCCTTCGAGCTCGACGGCGTCGCCTACGGCAAGCCGCACCTCCCCGGGGTCGCGCGCGAACGGTGGATCGCCCAGCGCGGCCGCACGGGGGTGCTGCATTCCGGACACTGGCTCGTCGACCACCGCGGCGGGCGGCGGCAGGGGGCGGCCGGACGCACCGACCAGGCCGAGCTCACCTTCGCCGACGACATCGCCGACGCCGAGATCGAGGCCTACGTGGCCTCCGGAGAGCCGCTGCTGGTCGCCGGGGCGTTCACCATCGACGGGCTGGCGGCCCCGTTCATCCGCTCGATCACCGGGGCGCCGTCGGCCGTGATCGGCATGTCGCTGCCCGTGCTGCGCGATCTGCTCGCCGGCTTCGGGGTGTCGTGGACGGAGCTCTGGGGTCCCGGCTCGGGCGCGCATCCTTCATCGAACTGAGCCGCATTTGTAGGGTCGGCACCTGCCTGCCGGGGCATTTTTGTCCGCACATGCCAAATCGGCGATGACGGGCGGCAATAAGCTAGGTCACTATGCCCCGTATCTCCAAGGTCCTGATCGCCAACCGAGGCGAAATCGCGGTCCGCGTCATCCGGGCCGCTCGAGACAGCGGGATCGGCTCCGTGGCCGTCTACGCCGACCAGGACCGCGACGCGCTGCACGTGCAGCTCGCCGACGAGGCCTACGCGCTCGACGGCACCACCAGCGCCGAGACCTATCTCGTGATCGACAAGATCCTCTCGGTGGCCCGGCGCTCCGGCGCCGACGCCGTGCACCCGGGCTACGGCTTCCTGGCTGAGAACGCCGACTTCGCGCGCGCCGTCATCGACGCCGGCCTGATCTGGATCGGCCCGTCGCCCGAGGCCATCGAGAAGCTCGGCGACAAGGTCTCGGCCCGGCACGTCGCCGAGAAGGTCGGCGCCCCGCTCGCCCCCGGCACCATCGACCCCGTCACCGGCGCCGACGAGGTGCTCGAGTTCGTGGCCGAGCACGGCCTGCCGGTCGCCATCAAGGCGGCTTTCGGCGGCGGCGGCCGCGGCCTCAAGGTCGCCCGCACCGTCGAGGAGGTGCCCGAGATGTTCGACTCGGCCACCCGCGAGGCGATCGCCGCCTTCGGCCGCGGCGAGTGCTTCGTCGAGAAGTACCTCGACCGCCCCCGCCACGTCGAGACCCAGTGCCTCGCCGACGCCCACGGCAACGTCGTCGT of the Herbiconiux flava genome contains:
- a CDS encoding acyl-CoA carboxylase subunit beta, with the translated sequence MYTTAGKLADLKNRYHEAVTASGEAAIEKQHKRGKKTARERIEQLLDHGSFVEIDEFVRHRTHAFGMEKSRPYGDAVVTGTGTIHGRQVAVYAQDFTIFGGSLGEVAGEKIIKVMDLALKTGVPIIGMLDSGGARIQEGVVALGKYGEIFRRNTAASGVIPQISIIMGPAAGGAVYSPALTDFVIMVDKTSQMFVTGPDVIKTVTGEDVGMEELGGALTHNSISGVSHYLASDEDDALDYARALLSFLPQNNLAELPEYDSTPELEITDADRKLNTLIPDSPNQPYDVHTVIEHLVDDGEFLETQPLYAPNIVVGFARIEGRSVGIVANQPNSMAGTLNIEAGEKASRFVRFCDAFSIPILTLVDVPGYLPGTDQEWTGVIRRGAKLLYAYAEATVPLVTVILRKAYGGAYIVMGSKQLGADINLAWPTAEIAVMGGQGAVNILYRGEIKRAEEAGEDVAAVRTKLANEYTYNVASPFLAAERGELDGVIEPAATRVSVIKALRALKTKRASLPPKKHGNIPL
- a CDS encoding bifunctional lysylphosphatidylglycerol flippase/synthetase MprF, with amino-acid sequence MRKALTFLGRYLATIPVSIGFAVLILVTSLLAGTFFGPPSEVTEDTWAAGVTTVIDMGHWWTIVTALFIPWDPFQLAAGILASLTLLGVAERLLGRRRLVLVFLVTGLLGVSLGVLLQWIGSLAGEWWADGTSYDLTIDPLTPIVGALLASSSLMGPLWRRRVRLVSIGFLLMFTLYVGDTSTVYRLIAGIAGLVIGHYVSGRARRVVWLKSSFGEVRVLIAAVVLITAVGPLVSWLDPNGSGAFGLAGSFYGDIFPTASSIDDFCSTANTDVCDDVKRLAELGGLGPIVQTFVPLALLLVSAWGLRKGRRFALWLGIVTNLAMIVLAFVFLGLILTLADGQNAAVDDTPLQAIDVGEYIVWGGSTIAVPLAVAILLFVNRRRFALKAPREALIRFAVVVAGSGAVLALAYLVVGGFALETFVPKDTTVVDLWFDLPRRFLPVTLVGVTGDVLVPSAGVASFLFQWIGPVFWAVFTVASLQLIASTEQRVNVGDHQRIRALLRRGGGGTLGWMTTWPGNVYWFNATGDAAVAYRVINDVAITMSDPVCLPGTERDVVRDFVAFCDSRSWTPVFYSVHAQFLPAFDELEWQHMSVGEETLMHPQTLEMTGKAWQNVRSSLNRGTREGMTTLWTTYDELSRSYVSQINAISEAWVSEKELPEMGFTLGALEEIKDPDVALMLALDSTGRIAAVTSWLPVYRDGRAVGYTLDFMRRADESMGGTMEFLIASAALHMKELGVEVLSLSGAPLAQAPVPKGSEPPAPTVMTELSDFLARTLEPAYGFSSLFKFKSKFNPTYSTIYMAYPDPLGLPSIGGAIGRAYLPSMSAKETVALVRTLVPRR
- a CDS encoding acyl-CoA carboxylase epsilon subunit, whose amino-acid sequence is MDESTDFAAAEPPFRVVTRGLSAGELAAVTVVVEAAVQQELEQLQSEPTTSTTAWQRSQRSLRAPLEPGPGAWRSFSA
- a CDS encoding sensor histidine kinase, producing MSASSVPLSRAQIDLVLSRLQGLFGFAFALLSIPVLAGSSSTLKPEWGWGIAVVLFGLIAACFVTSLVGRGIRISMTLFAGAFVLALLLWPFAVRSPEAALGVQPWLWYIVIVAVGAAANALPTPWAVVYAIAVPGLFFALRLLPAGGGAPVLIALLDTVYSLVLGAFLVIVNTGLRSAAGGVDDAQRTAVRRYAEAAKRHATEQERTRVDTVVHDRVLSTLLAAARAEGPDDRRRVVAMAEQALVALQSADAESELGGDRPLGSLVERLRALVGTITAEVSFHAEGDIGQPVPARVLEGVYSAAVQAVSNSVQHAGEQGVTRSVRVHCWGASGFSVVISDDGQGFDADAVPADRLGLRVSIRERVDAVGGSASVRSTPGGGTVVVLEWAPGAVRAEEPLA
- a CDS encoding response regulator transcription factor — protein: MRVAIVDDHESVRLGIRAACQEAGFEVVATSASVSELWVALAGRGCDVVVLDLSLGDGFSVTENVQHALSMGASVLVHSIADRVGLVREALAAGAAGVIPKSAATKTVIASIAAVARGDVLNNLEWASAIDADPEFGKAQLAQRERDVLHLYASGLPLSQVALKLNIKVSTAKEYLDRVRAKYVEVGRPARSKVELLRRAVEDGILALDDNGHVG
- a CDS encoding class I SAM-dependent RNA methyltransferase, producing the protein MPDTDSELLELTIDNVAHGGVFVARHEGRVVFVADAIPGERVLARVVDAKSSFWRADTVEVLEASPDRVPHVWAAAALERDPSARAGGAEFGHIALERQRALKGQVLTEALARFGRIDRPVEVEAVPGEADGTRWRSRVRLHVGRGGRIGPYAARSHTIVPVDSLPLATEAIEAEARGVAGALELGGQGAAAVDLVETADGELRVSLVAEELSKSGGRGDGRRGGRQGGRNAGGRGGRGGGRASGAGERSSTPAEKPATILERVGDREFRLAENGFWQVHRSAAQVLTSAVQELTREDLVDPRAANHDLYGGVGLLAAAFADRFGQATRITSVESEATATDHAAENLSEWIGALAVTGRVDRYLAELERDASAEDKRRLAAATMVIDPPRSGAGKEVVGALTRLSVAQVVYVACDPVAFARDVAFFGEAGYELDRVRAFDLFPHTHHLETVGVLVRS
- a CDS encoding Maf family protein, producing the protein MRLYLASTSPARLALLRQIGIEPVVLPSEVDEDAAVDAENAARLASGRAPLTTAELVQLLAEAKAEAVVAALAALPVEQLPNGEPVDGFVLGGDSAFELDGVAYGKPHLPGVARERWIAQRGRTGVLHSGHWLVDHRGGRRQGAAGRTDQAELTFADDIADAEIEAYVASGEPLLVAGAFTIDGLAAPFIRSITGAPSAVIGMSLPVLRDLLAGFGVSWTELWGPGSGAHPSSN